The Quatrionicoccus australiensis nucleotide sequence GCCACACGCTCGGCCTGGTCCGCCTCTCTTCGGCCATCGTCGAGAAGCGCCTGTTCGAGTCGGTGCACGCCCGCGACATCCTGGTCTGCTTCCACAGCCGCGCCGACTTCCTCGACAGTCCGAAGGAAGGTCTCGCGGCCGTCTCGCCGGACGGCCAGGTGCTGGCCATCAACCGCAATGGCACCGAATTGCTCGGTATCCGCCAGGTCGATGCGGTCAACCGCGATTTTTCGATGGTTTTCGAAAGCAGCCTGGCCGGACTGGTCGACCGCCTGCGCCATCAGCCGCAGGGCACGATCGAGATCCGGCCGAACGGGCGCAGCCTGCATGTCCAGTTGCGCGGCCAGTTGCCGCCGATGGCCGTGGCCGGCCGCATCTTCGACGAAGCGCCGCTGCAGCGCCCGGCCGGCCGCCGGCCGGAATCAGTCGAACCGGCCAAGGCGGCCACCCCGGCCAAGCCGCCGCTGACCCTGGACACGCTGAATACCGGCGACCTGCGCCTGCAGGCGGCGATCGACCGCGCCCGGCGCATCCTCGGGCGCGACATCCCCATCCTGATCCAGGGCGAATCGGGTGCCGGCAAGGAAATGTTCGCCAAGGCTTTCCACAACAGCGGGCCGCGCGCCGACGCGCCTTTCGTCGCGCTCAACTGCGCCTCGATTCCGGAAACCCTGATCGAGTCGGAACTCTTCGGCTACCAGGGCGGCGCCTTCACCGGCGCGCGCAAGGAAGGCGCACCGGGCAAGATCCAGCAGGCGCACGGCGGCACCCTCTTCCTCGATGAAATCGGCGACATGCCGCTCAACCTGCAGGCGCGGCTGTTGCGCGTGCTGCAGGAGCGCTGCGTAACGCCGCTCGGCAGCACGCGTTCGATCCAGGTCGACATCTCGCTGGTCTGCGCGACGCACCGCAAGCTACGCGAGGAAGTGGCGCGCGGCGGCTTCCGCGAGGATCTCTACTACCGCCTGAACGGCATGTCGGTGACCCTGCCGTCGCTGCGCGAACGCACCGACATCCGCAGCATGGTCGCCAAGCTGGCCGCTGCCGAAGCCGGCCCGCGCGAGACGCCGGTGCGTTTTTCGGAAGGTGCGCTGCAGGCGATCGAGGCCTACGCCTGGCCGGGCAACATCCGCCAGCTGTTCAACGCGATCCGCGTCGCCATCGCACTGCTCGACGAGGGCGAAACGTTGATCACCGAAACGCATCTGCCGGAGGAGCTGTTCGAAGCGCCGATCGGCCTGGCGCCGACCGCCAGTACGAAAAGCGCGCATGACCCGTGGGCGGCGGCGCCGCTCGACGGCAATCTCGAAGAAATGGGCCGCCAGGTTGCGCTGCGCACGCTGGAAGCCGCCGGCGGCAACATCTCGGCGGCGGCACGCCAGCTCGGCATCAGCCGCAACACGCTGTACCGCAAGCTGGGCCGCATGTAGAAAAGCCGGCGGGCGCGACGTTTACCGTCCGCCCGCCGCGCCACTGCGGCGCTTGAGCGTCGCCTCAACCTGGCTGGCGATTTTGTGCAGCAGGCGCGCCGCGGCGCGATGGCCAGCGGTCGACGGGCGCGGCCGGGCAAAAACCAGCATCGCCCGCCCCGGCTGTCCGACTTTTTCATAAATCGCCAATGACAGCGGACAAAAAGCGATCTGCGCCGGGTCTTCTTCCAGCATCTGCCAGGCCAGCACGCTGCTGCAGAACTGCACGATCTCGGCCTCGGCGAACGGACTGCCGCTCTTGCCCAGCGTCGTCGCCGTGCGTTGCAGCATGCGGTTGAAGGGAATCACTGCAGCGACGACCAGGCCTTCCGCCTCGATGCTTTCGACCAGGACTTCATGCACCGTCGCGAAATCGGCGGCCGGCAAAATGTGCTTTTCCAGCGCGTCGACCGCCTGGGCCGATGCCGCCACAGCCGCCGCCAGAATCAGGCCGCAGCCCAGCCGGATCAGCCTAGAACGCATAGCGGGCGCTCACCCCGGCCAGCCAGTTGCGGCCCGGTGCCGCTTCGTAATAGCGCTGGCTGCTGTCGCCGACGATCACCGAACCGACGTACTGGCGGTCGA carries:
- a CDS encoding sigma-54-dependent Fis family transcriptional regulator; the encoded protein is METFQLLAETHGQRLQQARQLFFDQDRRPDGLLDPMIVRSWERCRRFGLGDASYRPPGESLDRMALKSEQERNRYLLLQGRPIMEHVYEQIRESGSMVILADANGLLLETVGDADFVGRADRVALLAGASWDENLRGTNAIGTALSEESAVSVFGGEHFLEHNSFLTCCASPIFGPDGRLIGVLDISGDYRSQQRHTLGLVRLSSAIVEKRLFESVHARDILVCFHSRADFLDSPKEGLAAVSPDGQVLAINRNGTELLGIRQVDAVNRDFSMVFESSLAGLVDRLRHQPQGTIEIRPNGRSLHVQLRGQLPPMAVAGRIFDEAPLQRPAGRRPESVEPAKAATPAKPPLTLDTLNTGDLRLQAAIDRARRILGRDIPILIQGESGAGKEMFAKAFHNSGPRADAPFVALNCASIPETLIESELFGYQGGAFTGARKEGAPGKIQQAHGGTLFLDEIGDMPLNLQARLLRVLQERCVTPLGSTRSIQVDISLVCATHRKLREEVARGGFREDLYYRLNGMSVTLPSLRERTDIRSMVAKLAAAEAGPRETPVRFSEGALQAIEAYAWPGNIRQLFNAIRVAIALLDEGETLITETHLPEELFEAPIGLAPTASTKSAHDPWAAAPLDGNLEEMGRQVALRTLEAAGGNISAAARQLGISRNTLYRKLGRM
- a CDS encoding DUF302 domain-containing protein, which codes for MRSRLIRLGCGLILAAAVAASAQAVDALEKHILPAADFATVHEVLVESIEAEGLVVAAVIPFNRMLQRTATTLGKSGSPFAEAEIVQFCSSVLAWQMLEEDPAQIAFCPLSLAIYEKVGQPGRAMLVFARPRPSTAGHRAAARLLHKIASQVEATLKRRSGAAGGR